Within the Kineosporia sp. NBRC 101731 genome, the region AAGGAGGCCCGCGCCCACGTGATCGCCACGGCCAGCCCTCGCAGCGCCGAGCAGGTCAAGAACGCCGGCGCCGACGAGGTGATCGACCACACCAGCACCGACGTGGCCGCAGCCGTCACCGAAACAGTCGACCTCGTCCTCAATCTCGCGCCCGTTACCCCCGAACAACTGGCCGCCCTGGTCACGCTGATCCGCGACGGCGGCACCCTGGTCAACACCACCGTGTGGATGCCCGCCCCCTCCGACGAGCAGCGCGGCGTGCGCGGCATCAACCTGTTCGTGCGCAGTGACGCCGACCAGCTCGCCGACCTGGCCGCCCGCGTCAGCACCGGTGAGCTGCACGTCGAGGTCGCCCACCGGGTGGCCCTGGCCGACCTACCCGCCCTGCACGCCCAGGCCGGTGCGGGTGAACTGGCCGGCAAGACCGTCGTCCTGGCGCCCACGGCCTGACCTGATTCCAGACAACTTTCGAGGAAAAACAATGATTCCTGACGACGATCCCTCCCGTTCACTGACCGTGGCCCGGGCCGATGACCCCAGCACGACCTACGTCTCGCTGGTCGGCAACACCTACGCCTTCCTCATCACGGGCGAACAGACGAACGGGCAGTACTGCCTGATCGACATGCGCGTGCCCGACGGCGGTGGCCCGCCCCCGCACCGCCACGATTTCGAGGAACTGTTCACGATCCTGGAGGGCGAGATCGAGTTCACCTTCCGCGGCGAGAAACACGTTGCCCGGGCCGGTACCTCGGTGAACATCCCGGCCAACGCCCCGCACAACTTCCGTAACGTCTCCGGGGCACCGGCCCGCATGCTGTGCATGTGCACCCCGGCCGGTCAGGACGAGTACTTCCTGAAGATCGGTGACGTCATCGCCGGCCCGGACGCCCCGGCCCCGCAGTTGTCACAGGACGAGATCATGGACCGGCGCCGCCGGGCGGCAGAACTCGCCGACACCTACCGCAGCGTTTTCCTCTGACCCAGCCACCTCGTCCCCACGCGCAGGAGCT harbors:
- a CDS encoding cupin domain-containing protein, which gives rise to MIPDDDPSRSLTVARADDPSTTYVSLVGNTYAFLITGEQTNGQYCLIDMRVPDGGGPPPHRHDFEELFTILEGEIEFTFRGEKHVARAGTSVNIPANAPHNFRNVSGAPARMLCMCTPAGQDEYFLKIGDVIAGPDAPAPQLSQDEIMDRRRRAAELADTYRSVFL